Proteins from a single region of Macaca thibetana thibetana isolate TM-01 chromosome 4, ASM2454274v1, whole genome shotgun sequence:
- the TSPYL1 gene encoding testis-specific Y-encoded-like protein 1: MSGVDGVERTPPLQTHSIIISDHVPSDPDAHQCLKLRDQSETTQVMAEPGEGGSETIALPPPQPSEEGGVPQDPAGRGSTPQIRVIGGRGHVAIKAGQEEGQPPAEGLAAASVVVVAVDRSLKKGVQGGEKALEIYGAERSASELPAGAGAENDTEEVKTGKCATVSAAVAEGESAEVVVKEGLAEKEVVEEQMEVEEQLPEGEEIEVAEEDRVEEEAREEEGPWPLHEALRMDPLEAIQLELDTVNAQADRAFQQLEHKFGRMRRHYLERRNYIIQNIPGFWMTAFRNHPQLSAMIRGQDAEMLRYITNLEVKELRHPRTGCKFKFFFRRNPYFRNKLIVKEYEVRSSGRVVSLSTPIIWRRGHEPQSFIRRNQDLICSFFTWFSDHSLPESDKIAEIIKEDLWPNPLQYYLLREGVRRARRRPLREPVEIPRPFGFQSG; encoded by the coding sequence ATGAGCGGCGTGGATGGGGTCGAGAGGACCCCTCCCCTCCAAACCCACAGCATCATTATTTCTGACCACGTCCCGAGCGACCCGGACGCACACCAGTGCCTGAAGCTCCGCGACCAAAGCGAGACGACACAGGTGATGGCGGAGCCGGGTGAGGGAGGCTCGGAGACCATCGCGCTCCCGCCTCCACAGCCTTCAGAGGAGGGGGGCGTACCTCAGGATCCCGCGGGCCGTGGCAGTACTCCCCAGATCCGAGTTATTGGGGGTCGCGGTCATGTGGCGATCAAAGCCGGGCAGGAAGAGGGCCAGCCTCCCGCTGAGGGCCTGGCAGCCGcttctgtggtggtggtggcagtggaccGCAGCTTGAAAAAGGGCGTTCAGGGTGGAGAGAAGGCCCTAGAAATCTATGGCGCCGAGAGATCCGCGTCTGAGCTgccggcgggggcgggggccGAGAACGACACCGAGGAGGTGAAGACAGGAAAGTGCGCCACTGTCTCAGCAGCCGTGGCTGAGGGGGAGAGCGCTGAGGTGGTGGTGAAGGAAGGCCTGGCGGAGAAGGAGGTAGTGGAGGAGCAGATGGAGGTAGAGGAGCAGCTGCCGGAAGGTGAAGAAATAGAAGTGGCGGAGGAAGATAGAGTGGAGGAGGAGGcgagggaggaggaagggcccTGGCCTCTGCATGAGGCTCTCCGCATGGACCCTCTGGAGGCCATCCAGCTGGAACTGGACACTGTGAATGCTCAGGCCGACAGGGCCTTCCAACAGCTGGAGCACAAGTTTGGGCGGATGCGTCGACACTACCTGGAGCGGAGGAACTACATCATTCAGAATATCCCGGGCTTCTGGATGACGGCTTTTCGAAACCATCCCCAGTTGTCCGCCATGATTAGGGGCCAAGATGCAGAGATGTTAAGGTACATAACCAATTTAGAGGTGAAGGAACTCAGACACCCTAGAACCGGCTGCAAGTTCAAGTTCTTCTTTAGAAGAAACCCCTACTTCAGAAACAAGCTGATTGTCAAGGAATATGAGGTAAGATCCTCCGGCCGGGTGGTGTCTCTTTCTACTCCAATTATATGGCGCAGGGGGCATGAACCCCAGTCCTTCATTCGCAGAAACCAAGACCTCatctgcagcttcttcacctgGTTTTCAGACCACAGCCTTCCAGAGTCCGACAAAATTGCTGAGATTATTAAAGAGGATCTGTGGCCAAATCCACTGCAATACTACCTGTTGCGTGAAGGAGTCCGTAGAGCCAGACGTCGCCCACTAAGGGAGCCAGTAGAGATCCCGAGGCCCTTTGGGTTCCAGTCTGGTTAA